In Candidatus Zixiibacteriota bacterium, one genomic interval encodes:
- a CDS encoding secondary thiamine-phosphate synthase enzyme YjbQ has protein sequence MKTEVLTVHSRAREEIIDLSSQIQALVERLNVRDGLLAVFVPHTTAAITINENADPDVKRDILFKLRSVFPRDDAYQHSEGNSDAHIKSSLVGHSLTIIVENGQLLLGTWQGILFCEFDGPRTRKVYIKSLSA, from the coding sequence TTGAAAACTGAAGTGCTGACAGTTCATTCCCGCGCGCGCGAAGAGATTATTGACCTATCCTCGCAGATTCAGGCCCTGGTGGAAAGATTGAATGTCCGGGATGGGCTGCTGGCAGTTTTTGTTCCGCATACCACTGCCGCTATCACTATCAATGAGAATGCCGACCCCGACGTAAAACGGGACATCCTTTTTAAACTTCGCTCTGTTTTTCCTCGGGATGATGCCTATCAACATTCCGAAGGTAATTCTGACGCCCATATTAAATCGTCCCTTGTCGGTCATTCCCTCACCATAATTGTAGAGAACGGCCAGCTTCTCCTCGGGACCTGGCAGGGGATTCTATTCTGCGAATTTGATGGACCGCGCACCCGCAAGGTCTATATCAAGTCTCTGTCGGCATAA
- the ftsY gene encoding signal recognition particle-docking protein FtsY — translation MSKTRDNLLGKIGRLISGRKIDDALIDDIEEALLKADVGVRATQKIIEHLHRQASESGLNDEDSVLRLLKAEIAGILARQPSAALSTENSRPLVWLITGVNGTGKTTTVGKLAHYLKSQGKEVMIAACDTFRAAAVDQLAIWAERSGVHFMRAQSGADPASVAFDAATSAKNKNIDYLLVDTAGRLHTKANLMEELRKIRRVTEKVVPPEQIKATLVIDGTTGQNALSQVKIFTETVGCDSLVITKLDGTARGGVIIAIAEELSVPVDFIGIGEKIDDLQPFDPKEFVEALFEN, via the coding sequence TTGTCTAAGACCCGGGACAATCTTCTGGGTAAAATAGGCCGGTTGATAAGCGGCAGGAAAATTGATGACGCCTTGATTGATGACATTGAAGAGGCACTCTTGAAAGCCGACGTAGGCGTCAGGGCGACCCAGAAAATTATTGAGCATCTCCATCGTCAGGCAAGCGAGAGCGGACTGAACGACGAAGACTCGGTGCTCCGCCTGCTCAAAGCCGAAATCGCCGGAATCCTGGCACGGCAGCCGTCGGCGGCATTATCTACAGAAAACTCCCGTCCTCTGGTCTGGCTCATTACAGGAGTGAACGGCACCGGTAAGACTACAACCGTAGGTAAGCTCGCTCATTATTTGAAGTCTCAGGGGAAGGAAGTTATGATAGCCGCCTGCGACACATTCCGCGCCGCCGCCGTTGACCAACTTGCCATCTGGGCGGAACGCTCCGGCGTTCATTTCATGAGAGCGCAGTCCGGCGCTGACCCGGCTTCGGTTGCTTTTGATGCCGCCACTTCCGCCAAAAATAAGAATATCGATTATCTGCTGGTCGATACCGCGGGGCGCCTGCACACCAAAGCCAACCTGATGGAAGAGCTTCGCAAAATTCGTCGCGTCACTGAAAAAGTGGTTCCTCCTGAACAGATCAAGGCGACCCTGGTTATTGACGGCACCACCGGACAGAATGCCCTTTCTCAGGTAAAGATTTTCACGGAAACAGTCGGTTGCGACAGCCTTGTCATTACCAAACTGGATGGTACCGCCCGAGGCGGCGTCATCATTGCCATCGCGGAAGAACTCTCCGTGCCGGTCGATTTTATCGGCATCGGTGAGAAAATCGATGACCTTCAGCCCTTCGACCCCAAGGAATTCGTGGAAGCTCTCTTTGAAAACTGA
- the smc gene encoding chromosome segregation protein SMC — translation MYLKRLELLGFKSFPDKTVVKLTRGVTAIVGPNGCGKTNILDSIRWVLGEQRVSLLRGTKMEEVIFNGTRDIKPLGMAEVTLVIQNNRGILPTEYNEVQITRRLFRSGESEYLLNKVPCRLKDIADLLMDTGIGAHVYSVIQQDMIDAILSDRTDDRRFLFEEAAGISKYKNRKKAALRKLEATEQDLTRLKDIVAEINSQVISLSRQMKRAERYQKMTDEIKAWDIYLNKGTLDSLKEERQEKTRQRDQALDARAGFDASIDSLTARQEEERRQLSEIDRRLSQISAEVYEKSEAAHALEKQISVIRAKRDHARESRERNLLDIDALQKRKEHLLYQITDYEKQIQETLKEIEQGQSQLAEAEAFAGGADTRLLDARKAKEELAQKLLNLESRLSAGKSDDYNLKELESDLNQRLAALSQSLELAQVREGSLKSKLSDTSRGLSEQETLLATLIARKSELEKSIADLLEQSETMSGELVELTANLEASEARKKLLIDMITHFEGYSSGVVAVFENRALWPGLLGTVADFLVPHAGYEDALDAALGDMAGYLICRDRHTAHQIIDYLKREKKGKAGIIVSGDISFPAEIKRPEIASDGFLGWADRFVSAPEQMSGLTQLLLGRVAVCRPDSADLIAAALPPYLFVVTTDGRLLNGTYLISGGSFEGLSLLGRQDKIRAEEEAIKSYASRLAFLRSSRSELTTALGRNQGDLKETLNEIELCQEKLNEFRQQSAQLEAEAIAVNNEISRVESESAHLTERLATLRTRQYDLTLNYDQLETEKATLLGAITAEEARISEYETESEKLQSRMSGLQINLIELKSRQRQVETQLQHTRELIDEIENTLKTKSSEIETAALEFEDTGAQIISLETELKAVFDERNQISARQIEIRDQHSALLENIGAREKEIKTLRQSREESLDRLHKLELRLTEIESECRNIIDKVLNEHDLNIELESPANPDPSVPPELQLAKLHELKDAVKAYGAVNLLALDEYRVAKERQEFLTAQMNDLLNAKSTLQSTIIKINTTAKNLFVETLGKVRENFRKVFEELFTGGEADVRLIDENDPLESPIEIIARPRGKKLLSIAQMSGGERALTAISLLFAIYLVKPSPFCILDEIDAPLDDANIHRFLKMIKAFSDQTQFIIITHNKITMEAADVLYGVTMEQPGVSRVVSVRFSEEPEKSLINTSVSDLEPDIPDSIQERISSDFRIKTADNELG, via the coding sequence GTGTACCTTAAGCGTTTGGAACTTCTTGGATTTAAATCTTTTCCCGATAAGACAGTCGTCAAGCTGACCCGAGGCGTGACCGCAATAGTCGGTCCCAACGGCTGCGGCAAAACCAATATACTCGACTCCATTCGCTGGGTCCTGGGCGAGCAGCGGGTGTCGCTTTTGCGGGGCACCAAAATGGAGGAAGTCATTTTCAATGGCACGCGCGATATCAAACCGCTGGGTATGGCCGAGGTAACGCTCGTTATTCAAAACAATCGCGGCATTCTTCCTACAGAGTACAACGAAGTTCAAATTACCCGTCGTTTATTCCGCTCCGGCGAATCGGAATATCTTCTTAATAAAGTTCCCTGCCGTCTCAAAGATATCGCCGACCTTCTCATGGACACCGGTATTGGGGCGCATGTCTATTCCGTAATTCAACAGGATATGATAGACGCCATTCTTTCGGATCGCACCGATGACCGCCGCTTTCTTTTTGAAGAGGCTGCCGGAATTTCCAAATATAAGAACCGCAAGAAGGCTGCTCTGCGCAAACTGGAAGCAACTGAACAGGACCTGACCCGCCTCAAAGATATTGTGGCGGAAATTAATTCTCAGGTGATTTCCCTTAGCCGCCAGATGAAACGGGCGGAACGGTATCAAAAAATGACCGATGAAATCAAAGCCTGGGATATATACCTCAATAAAGGAACTCTCGACAGTTTAAAGGAAGAAAGGCAGGAAAAGACAAGGCAGCGTGACCAGGCGCTTGATGCCCGCGCCGGATTTGATGCCTCCATTGACTCCCTGACCGCCCGTCAGGAGGAAGAGCGCCGTCAGCTTTCCGAAATCGACCGCCGTCTCTCGCAAATTTCTGCGGAAGTTTATGAAAAGTCGGAAGCGGCGCATGCGCTGGAGAAACAGATCTCTGTCATTCGGGCAAAACGGGACCATGCCCGCGAAAGCCGGGAGCGCAACCTGCTCGACATTGACGCTCTCCAAAAGCGAAAGGAGCATCTCCTCTATCAGATTACGGATTATGAGAAGCAGATTCAGGAAACGCTCAAGGAAATCGAACAGGGACAGAGTCAACTTGCCGAGGCGGAAGCGTTCGCCGGGGGGGCCGATACCCGATTGCTCGACGCCAGAAAAGCTAAAGAGGAACTGGCTCAAAAACTGCTTAATCTGGAGAGCCGTCTCTCCGCGGGAAAAAGCGACGATTATAATCTCAAGGAGTTGGAATCCGATTTGAATCAGCGCCTTGCCGCGCTTTCCCAGAGTCTGGAATTGGCACAGGTCCGTGAAGGCAGCTTGAAATCAAAACTGAGCGACACCTCCCGCGGCCTGTCGGAACAGGAAACGTTGCTGGCAACTCTGATAGCTCGCAAATCCGAACTGGAAAAAAGCATTGCCGACCTACTCGAACAATCGGAGACAATGTCGGGAGAGCTGGTGGAACTAACGGCCAATCTGGAAGCCTCAGAAGCCCGCAAGAAGCTTCTTATTGATATGATCACCCATTTCGAGGGATATAGTTCTGGCGTGGTCGCGGTCTTTGAAAACCGCGCTCTCTGGCCAGGATTGCTGGGGACGGTCGCCGATTTTCTGGTTCCACATGCCGGATATGAAGACGCTCTCGATGCCGCTCTTGGCGACATGGCTGGTTATCTTATTTGCCGTGACCGCCATACCGCTCATCAGATTATCGACTACTTAAAGCGCGAGAAGAAAGGTAAAGCCGGTATTATTGTCTCCGGCGATATCTCCTTCCCCGCCGAAATAAAGCGTCCCGAGATTGCATCGGATGGCTTTCTCGGCTGGGCGGACCGGTTTGTCTCGGCGCCGGAGCAGATGTCTGGGCTCACCCAGTTGCTGCTTGGCAGAGTGGCTGTCTGCCGACCGGACTCCGCTGATTTAATCGCCGCAGCGCTTCCCCCTTATCTCTTTGTTGTAACCACGGATGGCAGATTGCTTAACGGCACCTATCTTATCTCCGGCGGTTCCTTCGAAGGACTCTCCCTTCTGGGACGACAGGACAAGATTCGCGCCGAAGAGGAAGCGATTAAGTCATACGCTTCGCGTCTCGCATTCCTGCGCAGTTCTCGAAGCGAACTGACTACCGCGCTTGGCAGAAATCAGGGCGACCTGAAAGAGACCTTGAACGAAATCGAGCTCTGCCAGGAAAAATTAAACGAATTTCGCCAGCAGTCGGCTCAGCTGGAAGCGGAAGCGATTGCCGTCAATAATGAAATATCCAGAGTCGAATCGGAATCGGCCCACCTGACCGAGCGTCTTGCAACGTTGCGCACCAGACAGTACGACCTCACCCTCAATTATGACCAACTCGAAACGGAAAAAGCGACACTTCTTGGCGCCATCACCGCTGAAGAAGCCCGGATATCTGAGTATGAAACGGAATCCGAAAAATTGCAATCGCGGATGTCGGGATTGCAGATAAACCTTATCGAACTGAAGAGCCGGCAGCGGCAGGTCGAAACCCAGCTGCAGCATACCCGCGAACTCATAGATGAAATCGAAAACACTCTTAAGACCAAGTCATCTGAAATCGAGACCGCCGCCCTCGAGTTTGAAGATACCGGAGCGCAGATAATTTCCCTGGAGACCGAGTTGAAGGCTGTTTTTGACGAACGCAACCAAATCAGCGCCCGTCAGATTGAAATTCGCGACCAGCACTCCGCCCTTCTCGAAAATATCGGCGCCCGGGAGAAAGAAATAAAGACTCTGCGGCAATCACGAGAGGAATCGCTTGACCGCCTTCACAAATTGGAGCTGCGCCTGACAGAAATCGAATCGGAGTGCCGGAATATCATCGACAAGGTCTTAAATGAACATGACCTGAACATAGAACTTGAGTCGCCCGCGAATCCCGACCCGTCGGTTCCGCCGGAGTTGCAACTTGCAAAATTGCATGAGTTAAAGGATGCTGTCAAAGCCTATGGCGCGGTCAATCTACTTGCGCTGGATGAATATCGTGTCGCCAAAGAACGACAGGAATTCTTGACCGCCCAAATGAATGACCTCTTGAATGCCAAGTCAACTCTGCAGAGCACTATCATCAAGATAAATACCACGGCAAAGAATCTCTTTGTCGAAACTCTGGGGAAAGTCCGGGAGAATTTCCGCAAGGTCTTTGAGGAGCTATTTACTGGCGGTGAAGCCGATGTTCGATTGATTGATGAAAACGACCCGTTGGAATCTCCAATCGAGATTATTGCCCGCCCGCGCGGTAAGAAACTTCTATCTATCGCTCAGATGTCGGGAGGCGAAAGGGCGCTGACGGCTATTTCTCTCCTGTTCGCCATTTACCTGGTGAAGCCTTCTCCATTCTGCATTCTGGATGAGATTGATGCCCCGCTTGATGACGCCAATATCCATCGTTTTCTCAAAATGATAAAGGCGTTCTCCGACCAGACGCAGTTTATCATTATCACCCATAACAAGATTACCATGGAAGCGGCCGATGTCCTCTACGGCGTAACAATGGAACAGCCCGGAGTCTCAAGAGTGGTGTCGGTACGCTTCAGCGAAGAACCGGAGAAATCGCTAATCAACACCTCTGTAAGCGACCTGGAGCCGGATATTCCTGATTCCATTCAAGAGCGAATCTCATCCGACTTCAGAATCAAAACGGCTGACAATGAGCTTGGTTAG